In Candidatus Cloacimonadaceae bacterium, the DNA window CGAAATCAATACAGGTATTTTGAAGCTTGAGTGCGATGGCAACAGCGCTATTGTGGAGGTTTCCGATTCCGTGTTTGCCATTATTCCTTATAGCTCGGAAAGCGAGGAAGTGCCTCCCCTATTCTCCACTACTATCCGTTCAATCATCCCCAATCCGTTTAGTGATTTGGCTAAAATCAGCTTTTCACTGTCCAAGTCCACATCGTTCAGCCTCACCGTCTATAATCTTAAAGGGCAAAATGTTACGACACTCTCCACAGGGAAACAAACCGCGGGTGAGTTCGAACTTTTGTGGGATGGCAGTGATAAGCATGGGGTCCGCGTTTCCTCAGGAGTCTATTTCCTTCGCTTGCAAACTCCCACTGCAGTGGTCATACGCAAAATGCTTCTGCTAAAATAGGAT includes these proteins:
- a CDS encoding FG-GAP-like repeat-containing protein; translation: MNMLKFLLFTIVIFPVANAYGQFTSLNPFYFTLYSSVAWSDYNRDGHADVALCGLTGSSSITSIYRGNPDGTFTDIGAGLPGVGYGSINWVDYDCDGDLDLFYCGDAGEYQIVTKLYRNDGNNIFIEINTGILKLECDGNSAIVEVSDSVFAIIPYSSESEEVPPLFSTTIRSIIPNPFSDLAKISFSLSKSTSFSLTVYNLKGQNVTTLSTGKQTAGEFELLWDGSDKHGVRVSSGVYFLRLQTPTAVVIRKMLLLK